In a genomic window of Cynocephalus volans isolate mCynVol1 chromosome 1, mCynVol1.pri, whole genome shotgun sequence:
- the RPRM gene encoding protein reprimo — MNPALGNQTDVAGLFLANSSEALERAVRCCTQASVVTDDGFAEGGPDERSLYIMRVVQIAVMCVLSLTVVFGIFFLGCNLLIKSEGMINFLVKDRRPSKEVEAVVVGPY; from the coding sequence ATGAATCCGGCGCTGGGCAACCAGACCGACGTGGCGGGCCTCTTCCTGGCCAACAGCAGCGAGGCGCTGGAGCGCGCCGTGCGCTGCTGCACCCAGGCGTCCGTGGTGACAGACGACGGCTTCGCCGAGGGCGGCCCGGACGAGCGCAGCCTGTATATCATGCGCGTGGTGCAGATCGCGGTCATGTGCGTGCTCTCGCTCACCGTGGTTTTCGGCATCTTCTTCCTCGGCTGCAACCTGCTCATCAAGTCCGAGGGCATGATCAACTTCCTGGTGAAGGACCGGAGACCGTCTAAGGAGGTGGAGGCGGTGGTCGTGGGGCCCTACTGA